In Patescibacteria group bacterium, the following proteins share a genomic window:
- the serS gene encoding serine--tRNA ligase produces the protein MLDIKFIRDNAKQVKKNCELRNIRCDINELLFLDEKRRKLLKQSEDLSAEKNKLNELIQKASKEEKKKLIEKGKEVKEELEKNKPELESAEEEYRSLLLQVPNMTHPASPTGKDDNENKEIERYGEPPKFDFEPKGHEELMTALDLLDFERGAKVTGSKFYFLKNEAVLLELALTQFAFEKLIAKGFTPFATPDLAKDKVLLGIGYNPRGAETQIYSVENTDLNLVGTAEITMGGYHMDEVIHEDKLPLKYAALSHCYRTEAGSYGRHSSGLYRVHQFTKIEMFAYTAPEDSERMHTELKDIEVEIFKDLGVPFRVVDICTGDLGGPAYRKYDLEAWMTSRDDWGEITSTSDTTTYQARRLNVKVERKDGTKEFLHMLNGTAIAISRGLIAIIENYQNADGSIVIPEVLRKYFPKGQTKIVKKT, from the coding sequence ATGCTGGATATAAAATTCATCCGCGATAACGCGAAACAGGTTAAAAAAAATTGCGAACTCCGGAATATCAGATGCGATATCAATGAACTCCTTTTTTTGGATGAAAAAAGACGCAAGCTCCTTAAGCAGTCCGAGGATTTAAGCGCGGAAAAAAATAAGCTGAATGAACTAATCCAAAAAGCGTCAAAAGAGGAAAAGAAAAAACTTATAGAAAAAGGGAAAGAAGTGAAAGAAGAGCTGGAAAAAAATAAGCCGGAACTGGAGTCGGCTGAAGAAGAGTACCGGAGTTTACTTTTACAGGTTCCGAACATGACTCATCCAGCTTCGCCAACCGGCAAGGATGATAATGAAAACAAAGAAATCGAAAGATACGGCGAACCGCCTAAATTCGATTTTGAACCCAAGGGCCACGAAGAGCTGATGACCGCGCTGGATTTATTGGATTTTGAGCGCGGCGCCAAAGTAACCGGCTCTAAATTTTACTTTTTGAAAAACGAAGCCGTGCTTTTAGAATTGGCTCTAACCCAATTTGCTTTTGAAAAACTGATCGCCAAAGGCTTTACGCCTTTTGCCACGCCTGATTTAGCAAAAGACAAAGTGCTTTTAGGCATCGGCTATAACCCGCGCGGCGCCGAAACCCAGATTTATTCGGTTGAAAATACCGATTTAAACCTCGTCGGTACAGCGGAAATCACCATGGGCGGGTACCACATGGACGAAGTTATTCATGAAGACAAACTGCCTCTAAAATACGCCGCGCTTTCCCATTGCTACCGCACCGAAGCCGGCTCTTACGGCCGCCATAGTTCCGGACTTTACCGCGTGCACCAATTTACGAAAATTGAAATGTTCGCTTACACCGCCCCGGAAGACTCGGAAAGAATGCACACTGAATTAAAAGACATTGAAGTGGAAATTTTTAAGGACTTGGGCGTGCCTTTCCGGGTGGTGGATATTTGTACCGGCGACTTAGGCGGTCCGGCTTACCGGAAATACGACCTTGAAGCCTGGATGACTTCCCGGGACGACTGGGGGGAAATCACGTCCACCTCCGACACTACTACTTACCAGGCCCGGCGCTTAAACGTAAAAGTTGAACGCAAAGACGGGACTAAAGAGTTTTTACACATGCTAAACGGAACAGCCATCGCGATTTCCCGGGGATTGATTGCCATAATCGAAAATTATCAAAATGCCGACGGCTCGATCGTCATTCCCGAAGTGCTTCGGAAATATTTTCCCAAAGGCCAGACAAAAATCGTTAAAAAAACATAA
- a CDS encoding radical SAM protein yields the protein MLIMRNEKSGAVIFNNSAGIQINIDNEGKMALEKWLEKKPVSPEEKKFLSQTLLKLQYKTGDKYLKKSIDSKIPDYPFTVFNSPALVDLQITTKCNLNCPHCYANAGAGGYHLPFKDIEKILGQCAELGVLEIALGGGEPTLHPDFRKILKAARAKGIVPNLAANGFSPGILNIAAISKYAGAAALSLEGIEDDFSRRRNFSFSRFLRTYWLLKKAKVKVVFQLTVSQTNLYKLPEIIKFCLGLKPYGIVLLTYKPVGRAKSFDAPLKNEDFLKVEEILKEALSQSSGTTRFGYDCCLGNALQGLGAAKGIAIEGCSALRTSLAINANLDIVPCSFSSRVLGNFSNISIHEAWQGEKAKAWRDGFTARIQNDPACASCRTNNDCLGGCPEFSLVSCAFKK from the coding sequence ATGCTAATCATGCGAAATGAGAAATCCGGAGCGGTTATTTTTAATAACTCCGCCGGGATTCAGATAAATATCGATAACGAGGGAAAAATGGCTCTGGAAAAATGGCTCGAAAAAAAACCGGTCAGCCCGGAAGAAAAAAAATTCTTAAGCCAAACGCTTCTAAAACTCCAATATAAAACCGGCGATAAATATTTAAAAAAAAGTATTGATTCGAAAATCCCGGATTACCCCTTTACGGTTTTTAACTCTCCCGCGCTGGTTGATTTGCAGATTACGACTAAATGCAATTTGAATTGCCCTCACTGCTACGCCAATGCCGGGGCGGGCGGCTATCATCTTCCATTTAAAGACATAGAAAAAATACTCGGCCAATGCGCGGAATTGGGAGTTTTGGAAATTGCCTTAGGCGGGGGCGAGCCGACTCTGCATCCGGATTTTAGAAAAATTTTAAAAGCGGCCAGGGCCAAAGGGATTGTCCCCAACCTGGCAGCCAACGGATTCTCGCCGGGAATTTTAAATATCGCCGCCATCTCAAAATACGCCGGGGCCGCGGCCTTGAGCCTGGAAGGGATAGAAGATGATTTTTCCCGGCGGCGCAATTTTTCCTTTAGCCGGTTTTTGCGGACTTATTGGCTTTTAAAAAAAGCTAAAGTTAAAGTCGTATTCCAGCTTACCGTAAGCCAGACAAACCTTTATAAGCTGCCGGAAATTATTAAATTTTGCCTTGGCCTTAAGCCTTACGGGATCGTACTTTTAACCTACAAACCGGTTGGCCGGGCGAAAAGTTTTGACGCTCCCTTGAAAAATGAAGATTTTTTAAAGGTGGAGGAAATTTTAAAAGAAGCACTTTCGCAATCAAGCGGGACAACAAGGTTCGGCTACGACTGCTGTCTTGGAAACGCCCTGCAAGGCCTGGGGGCGGCCAAAGGGATCGCGATTGAGGGTTGCAGCGCCTTGAGAACCAGCCTGGCTATAAACGCCAATCTGGATATTGTTCCCTGCAGTTTTTCCAGCCGGGTCTTGGGGAATTTTTCCAATATTTCAATCCATGAGGCCTGGCAAGGAGAAAAAGCCAAAGCCTGGCGCGACGGATTTACAGCTAGAATACAAAACGACCCGGCTTGCGCGTCTTGCCGGACGAATAATGACTGCCTCGGCGGCTGTCCGGAATTTTCCCTAGTCTCCTGCGCTTTTAAAAAATAA
- a CDS encoding adenylyltransferase/cytidyltransferase family protein — protein MKNKILKAKETKVMAFGTFDIFHKGHESYLKQAAKHGSHLIVVIGRDKNVKIIKGKLPKNSENDRLKRVRESGLAQTVILGNLRDKYAVIRKYKPDIIALGYDQRSFVEGLAKKFKKIKIVRLKSFKPSIYKSSKIGNR, from the coding sequence ATGAAGAATAAAATTCTAAAAGCCAAGGAAACGAAAGTCATGGCCTTCGGCACGTTTGACATATTCCATAAAGGCCATGAAAGCTATTTAAAGCAAGCCGCCAAGCACGGCAGCCATCTCATTGTCGTTATCGGCCGGGATAAAAACGTAAAAATCATTAAAGGCAAATTGCCAAAAAATAGCGAAAATGATAGGCTAAAAAGAGTAAGAGAAAGCGGCTTGGCCCAAACAGTAATTTTAGGCAACCTTAGGGATAAATACGCCGTAATCAGAAAATATAAGCCGGACATAATCGCGCTTGGTTATGACCAGAGAAGCTTCGTTGAAGGGCTGGCGAAAAAATTTAAAAAAATTAAAATTGTCCGTTTAAAATCATTTAAGCCCTCAATCTATAAATCATCTAAAATAGGCAACCGTTAA
- the gpmI gene encoding 2,3-bisphosphoglycerate-independent phosphoglycerate mutase, translating into MKKKVLLIICDGMGYREEREHNAIAQAKTPNLDNYFKTYPWALLGASGEDVGLPEGQMGTSEANHLVMGSGRIVYQNLVKINKHIKSGELKNNAAVCEAIEHVKKYNSTLHLNGMVSPGGVHGHIEHVKALVRIAKEAGVKKIELHLLTDGRDVPPKSAIAYINDLEDFLKAEGIGRIATIGGRFWGMDRDTNLERTEKHFMILTGGEGPRFKSAQEAVENAYENNMVNDEFLEPAIIADHEEEAGKIAANDALIFTNFRSDRARQLARKFIGKKIDNLKFVTMTKYDDDYDSLDVSVAFPPETITHPLSEVLSRTGLKQLKITETEKYAHLTFYFNAQKYEAFSGEDRVLIDSNKITWHDARPEMKVSEIAERICAELERANYDFIATNFVNCDLVGHTGNMPAIVKGVEAVDWAIGMAVEKAKARGWDVIITADHGNAEETFDNTSGQPMTSHTLNPVPFILISESHNKLLRKKGFLSDVAPTILKIMSIPKPKEMTGESFV; encoded by the coding sequence ATGAAAAAAAAGGTGTTGCTAATCATCTGCGATGGCATGGGCTACCGGGAAGAGCGCGAGCATAACGCGATCGCCCAGGCAAAAACCCCTAACCTGGATAACTACTTTAAAACTTATCCTTGGGCGCTTTTAGGCGCGTCTGGCGAAGATGTCGGCTTGCCCGAGGGGCAGATGGGAACCTCGGAAGCCAACCATCTGGTTATGGGTTCCGGACGGATTGTCTATCAAAACCTAGTTAAGATTAACAAGCATATAAAATCCGGCGAACTGAAAAATAACGCCGCCGTCTGCGAAGCGATCGAACATGTAAAAAAATATAATAGCACCCTCCATTTAAATGGCATGGTATCGCCGGGCGGCGTCCACGGCCATATTGAGCATGTTAAAGCCCTGGTAAGAATCGCCAAAGAGGCCGGAGTAAAAAAAATCGAACTACATCTTTTAACCGACGGGCGCGATGTGCCGCCAAAAAGCGCCATCGCCTATATAAACGATCTGGAGGATTTTCTTAAAGCCGAGGGTATCGGGCGGATCGCGACTATCGGCGGACGTTTTTGGGGCATGGACCGGGACACCAACTTAGAGCGCACCGAAAAGCATTTCATGATATTAACCGGCGGCGAGGGACCGCGGTTTAAAAGCGCCCAGGAAGCGGTCGAAAATGCTTACGAGAATAATATGGTTAATGACGAATTTCTTGAGCCGGCCATAATCGCCGACCATGAAGAAGAGGCGGGGAAAATCGCCGCTAATGACGCCTTGATTTTTACTAATTTCCGCTCCGACCGGGCCAGGCAATTGGCGAGAAAATTTATTGGTAAAAAAATAGATAACCTTAAATTCGTCACCATGACCAAGTATGACGATGATTACGATTCGCTTGACGTATCGGTCGCTTTTCCGCCGGAAACCATCACCCATCCTTTATCCGAAGTTTTGAGCCGGACCGGATTAAAGCAGTTAAAAATTACGGAAACGGAAAAATACGCCCACCTGACTTTTTATTTTAACGCCCAAAAATACGAAGCTTTTTCCGGCGAAGACCGGGTACTAATTGATTCCAATAAGATTACCTGGCATGACGCCCGGCCGGAAATGAAGGTATCGGAGATTGCCGAGAGAATTTGCGCTGAACTGGAAAGAGCCAATTACGATTTTATCGCTACCAATTTTGTTAATTGCGATTTGGTCGGCCATACCGGCAATATGCCGGCCATAGTTAAAGGCGTTGAGGCTGTTGACTGGGCAATCGGCATGGCGGTAGAAAAAGCTAAGGCTCGCGGCTGGGACGTGATAATAACCGCCGACCATGGAAACGCCGAAGAAACTTTTGACAATACTTCGGGCCAGCCCATGACTTCGCATACCCTGAATCCGGTTCCGTTTATTTTGATTTCCGAAAGCCATAATAAATTACTTCGCAAAAAAGGATTTTTATCCGACGTCGCTCCGACCATACTAAAAATTATGAGCATCCCGAAGCCGAAAGAAATGACCGGGGAAAGCTTCGTCTAG
- the murG gene encoding undecaprenyldiphospho-muramoylpentapeptide beta-N-acetylglucosaminyltransferase, whose translation MKRILFSGGGTAGSVSPLLAIVDEIKSRSADIVHQPAGQPVNDFEFLWIGTRQGIERGMVEKEGIAFKSIFSGKLRRYFSWKNFTDIALLKLGFWQSFFIMLKWRPDLVISAGGFVSVPVVWAAWLLRVPCLIHQQDVRPGLANKLMAPFAKVITVTFEKSLEDYGKKAVWTGNPVRKRMTALPDAHFFQLKTGLPTLLIVGGGTGAMFINRLVADCIHDLLKLSQVIHVTGKNKSAHSAAPNDAASRPQQLIENYHSFEFLNVDQFSEAMQKADLVVTRAGLATLSELSFLGKPIIIIPIPGSHQEENARIFAGHGAAVALAQKNLTAEKFIKQIKNILSDPSKMFHLKNNISQIIRSHANKMVAKIIDEILVNN comes from the coding sequence ATGAAGCGAATATTGTTTTCAGGCGGCGGTACAGCGGGCTCGGTAAGTCCGCTTTTGGCTATTGTAGATGAAATTAAATCCCGGTCAGCGGATATCGTGCATCAGCCTGCTGGCCAGCCGGTTAATGATTTCGAATTTTTATGGATCGGCACGAGGCAGGGGATTGAAAGGGGTATGGTGGAAAAAGAAGGTATTGCGTTCAAGTCCATTTTTTCCGGGAAACTGCGCCGATATTTTAGCTGGAAAAATTTTACGGACATTGCATTGCTTAAGCTCGGTTTTTGGCAATCTTTTTTTATTATGCTTAAATGGCGGCCGGATTTAGTAATTTCCGCCGGCGGATTTGTTAGCGTTCCGGTTGTTTGGGCCGCCTGGCTTTTGCGCGTCCCGTGCCTTATCCATCAGCAGGACGTCCGCCCCGGACTGGCAAATAAACTAATGGCGCCTTTTGCCAAAGTTATTACCGTAACTTTTGAAAAATCATTGGAAGATTACGGAAAAAAAGCTGTCTGGACCGGCAATCCGGTTAGAAAACGGATGACCGCATTGCCTGATGCTCATTTCTTCCAGCTAAAGACAGGTCTGCCAACCCTCTTAATCGTCGGCGGCGGAACCGGCGCCATGTTTATAAACAGATTAGTCGCTGATTGCATCCATGACTTATTAAAATTAAGCCAGGTGATTCATGTTACCGGAAAAAATAAATCCGCACACAGTGCGGCGCCGAACGACGCGGCATCACGGCCGCAGCAACTCATTGAAAACTACCATTCTTTCGAATTTTTAAACGTTGACCAGTTTTCCGAAGCTATGCAAAAAGCCGACCTGGTCGTTACCCGCGCCGGACTCGCTACCTTAAGCGAGCTTAGTTTTTTAGGGAAACCCATTATTATTATTCCTATCCCTGGTTCGCACCAGGAAGAAAACGCGCGTATTTTCGCCGGACATGGCGCCGCCGTAGCATTAGCACAAAAAAACTTAACCGCTGAAAAATTTATTAAGCAAATTAAAAATATCCTATCTGACCCATCAAAAATGTTTCATCTAAAAAATAATATTTCGCAGATTATCAGGTCGCATGCAAACAAAATGGTGGCGAAAATTATTGATGAAATATTAGTAAATAACTAG
- a CDS encoding 4Fe-4S binding protein encodes MPIKIDYSKCCWKDGKCTSSCSCGGGACAGCVEVCPVNAVKREDVVKIDAAICINCGACVASCKHEALSME; translated from the coding sequence ATGCCTATTAAAATTGATTATTCGAAATGCTGCTGGAAAGATGGCAAATGCACTTCGAGCTGTTCCTGCGGCGGCGGCGCTTGCGCGGGATGCGTTGAAGTTTGCCCCGTTAACGCGGTTAAACGCGAGGATGTCGTAAAAATTGACGCGGCAATTTGTATTAACTGCGGCGCTTGCGTCGCTTCGTGCAAACACGAAGCTTTGTCCATGGAATAA
- a CDS encoding HD domain-containing protein — MDNLEKIFDFLHLVRDLKTTYRYGAQERKKGIHQDSSADHSWRLALMAFIFAEELKLDIDIYKAVKIALVHDLSEAIAGDVDYRLIWLKKITPEDKYKNEYEAMEKIKSTLPAPVGEEILNLWLEFEKGTSREGKFINALDKMEGIAHLIEEGHATYDLPEAIPRYASRAVNNFPELKNAYKIMKRRLKQEFEKGNIEWLEEYEE, encoded by the coding sequence ATGGACAACCTGGAAAAAATATTTGATTTTCTTCATCTTGTCAGGGATTTAAAAACCACCTACCGCTACGGAGCCCAGGAAAGGAAAAAAGGCATCCATCAGGATTCTTCAGCTGACCATTCCTGGCGCTTGGCTCTTATGGCGTTTATTTTTGCTGAAGAGCTAAAGCTTGATATTGATATTTATAAAGCGGTAAAAATCGCTTTAGTGCATGATTTATCCGAAGCTATCGCCGGCGACGTGGATTACCGGCTGATCTGGCTAAAAAAAATTACGCCCGAGGATAAATATAAAAATGAATACGAGGCCATGGAAAAAATAAAATCGACTTTGCCGGCGCCGGTTGGTGAAGAAATTTTAAATTTATGGCTGGAATTCGAGAAAGGGACGAGCCGGGAAGGGAAGTTTATAAACGCGCTTGATAAAATGGAAGGCATTGCACATTTAATAGAAGAAGGGCACGCGACTTACGACCTGCCTGAAGCCATACCGCGCTACGCCAGTCGGGCGGTTAATAATTTCCCCGAATTGAAAAATGCTTACAAAATAATGAAGCGCCGCTTAAAACAAGAGTTTGAAAAAGGAAATATTGAGTGGCTGGAAGAATATGAAGAATAA
- a CDS encoding amidohydrolase, translated as MLAIKGKYVLPINESMDITEDGIVIVEGNKIKAVGKREELEAQLEAAHDNQHEIEVIDAGNSIVMPGLINTHTHAAMAYFRGLADDLPLDIWLGEHIWPAENKHLSPEFVKQSGELAILEMIKSGTTFFNDMYLFEDVLGKAAEEAGIRAMIGSVIFNFPCASSKSPEDTLNQALEQMEMFKGSELITVALDPHAIYTCAGNILKKINEISKEMNAAIHIHLSETEKEVEDSKKEHGKTPVEYLNELGLLSPRLIIAHAVWLSDNDLELLARNNVKVAHCPVSNKKLASGVAPISKMLKKGITVGLGTDGAASNNTLDMFSDMRITALLHKVSNMDPTVISAREAVKMATIDGARVLGLDQKTGSLEPGKLADIITINLDKPHLQPITDPYSHLVYCVNGADVENAIINGKIVMQGRKVITLDEERIIEAAKAFSYSAEN; from the coding sequence ATGCTCGCAATCAAAGGAAAATACGTTTTGCCGATTAATGAATCAATGGATATTACTGAAGACGGTATTGTTATAGTAGAAGGCAATAAAATTAAAGCTGTCGGCAAAAGGGAAGAGCTGGAGGCGCAATTAGAGGCTGCACATGATAACCAGCATGAAATCGAAGTAATTGACGCTGGAAATAGTATTGTCATGCCCGGACTCATAAACACCCATACGCACGCGGCCATGGCTTATTTTCGCGGGCTGGCTGACGACCTTCCGCTGGACATCTGGCTCGGCGAGCATATCTGGCCGGCCGAAAATAAGCACTTAAGCCCGGAATTCGTAAAACAGTCCGGCGAATTGGCGATACTCGAAATGATAAAATCCGGCACAACTTTTTTTAACGACATGTATTTATTCGAAGACGTACTTGGAAAGGCAGCCGAAGAAGCCGGGATTAGGGCTATGATCGGCAGCGTGATTTTTAATTTTCCCTGCGCCTCGTCAAAATCCCCGGAAGACACGCTTAATCAGGCCTTGGAGCAAATGGAAATGTTCAAAGGCAGTGAACTGATAACCGTCGCCCTTGATCCGCACGCGATCTACACTTGCGCCGGGAACATCTTAAAGAAAATCAATGAAATTTCCAAAGAAATGAATGCCGCAATCCATATACATTTGTCGGAAACAGAAAAGGAGGTCGAGGACTCTAAAAAAGAGCACGGGAAAACGCCGGTTGAATATTTAAATGAGCTAGGATTATTATCGCCAAGATTAATAATCGCCCACGCGGTTTGGCTTTCGGATAACGACCTGGAACTGCTCGCGAGAAATAACGTTAAAGTCGCCCATTGCCCGGTTTCCAATAAAAAGCTCGCTTCCGGCGTCGCGCCAATTTCTAAGATGCTTAAAAAAGGAATTACCGTTGGTCTGGGAACGGATGGAGCGGCCTCCAATAACACATTAGACATGTTTTCTGATATGCGGATTACCGCGCTTTTGCATAAAGTCAGTAATATGGATCCGACGGTAATATCTGCCAGGGAAGCGGTAAAAATGGCAACCATCGACGGCGCCCGGGTTTTGGGATTGGATCAAAAAACCGGATCCTTAGAACCCGGTAAGCTTGCTGACATTATTACTATCAATTTGGATAAGCCGCACTTACAGCCGATAACCGATCCTTATTCACATCTGGTTTACTGCGTGAACGGCGCTGACGTTGAAAACGCTATCATCAACGGAAAAATCGTAATGCAGGGCCGGAAAGTAATAACCTTGGATGAAGAGAGAATTATTGAAGCCGCCAAAGCTTTCAGCTATTCAGCCGAAAACTAA